The Rhododendron vialii isolate Sample 1 chromosome 5a, ASM3025357v1 genome contains a region encoding:
- the LOC131325429 gene encoding WD-40 repeat-containing protein MSI4-like isoform X1 has protein sequence MPPMEEEEEEAAATPTPLPKKRGRPRKDKPKEEREREETPAEKMREKKQPHHASTVDEKYMQWKSLVPVLYDWLANHNLLWPSLSCRWGPQLEQGKFKNRQRLYLSEQTDGSVPNTLVIANCEVVKSRVAAAEHVAEFNEEARSPFVKKYKTIIHPGEVNRIRELPQNNNIVATHTDCPEVFIWDVEAQPNRHAVLGAADSRPDLVLTGHQENAEFALAMCPSEPLVLSGGRDKSVVLWSIQDHVSTLTTDAATKPAGSSGSVIKSADNSSIGPRGIFQGHEDTVEDVQFCPSSAQEFCSVGDDSCLILWDARVGLNPTVKVEKAHNADLHCVDWNPHDSNLILTGSADQSVRMFDRRNLISNGVGSPIHKFESHKAAVLCVQWSPDRPSVFGSSAEDGLLNIWDYEKVGETREHGGRTPHSPPGLFFQHAGHRDKVVDFHWNAADPWTIVSVSDDCDTSGGGGTLQIWRMSDLIYRPEEEVVAELEKFKSHVIECTSKS, from the exons ATGCCTCccatggaagaggaagaagaagaagcagcagcaactCCAACGCCGCTGCCGAAGAAGAGAGGCCGACCGAGGAAAGACAAGCccaaggaggagagagagagggaagagacTCCGGCCGAGAAGATGAGGGAGAAGAAGCAGCCCCACCATGCCTCCACCGTCGACGAGAAGTACATGCAGTGGAAGTCTCTCGTGCCTGTGCTCTACGACTGGCTCGCCAATCACAACCTCCTCTGGCCCTCTCTCTCCTGCCG GTGGGGTCCACAACTTGAACAAGGGAAATTTAAGAATAGGCAACGTCTCTACCTTTCGGAGCAG ACTGACGGCAGTGTTCCGAATACACTTGTTATTGCAAATTGTGAAGTTGTCAAATCTAGAGTTGCAGCTGCGGAGCATGTAGCTGAG TTCAATGAAGAAGCACGCTCGCCATTCGTGAAGAAGTACAAAACTATCATACATCCTGGAGAG GTTAATAGAATCAGGGAACTTCCGCAAAACAATAACATAGTCGCAACCCATACTGACTGTCCTGAA GTTTTCATTTGGGATGTTGAAGCCCAACCTAACCGTCATGCTGTCCTTGGAGCAGCTGATTCTCGTCCAGATTTG GTATTGACTGGACATCAAGAGAATGCCGAATTTGCACTGGCCATGTGTCCTTCTGAGCCTTTGGTGCTCTCTGGAG GGAGAGACAAGTCTGTTGTTTTGTGGAGTATTCAAGATCATGTATCGACATTGACAACCGATGCAGCCACCAAACCTGCAGGATCTTCTGGATCAGTCATTAAATCTGCTGATAACTCTTCAATTGGGCCACGAGGGATCTTCCAGGGCCATGAGGACACAGTTGAAGATGTGCAGTTCTGTCCATCCAG TGCACAGGAGTTCTGCAGCGTAGGTGATGATTCCTGCCTAATATTATGGGATGCACGAGTCGGCTTGAACCCAACTGTCAAG GTTGAAAAAGCACATAATGCTGATCTTCACTGTGTTGATTGGAATCCTCATGATTCAAACCTTATTCTAACTGG GTCTGCTGATCAATCTGTTCGCATGTTTGATCGTCGAAATCTAATTTCCAATGGAGTGGGGTCACCCATCCATAAGTTTGAAAGTCACAAAGCTGCTGTTCTCTGCGTTCAG TGGTCACCGGACAGGCCATCTGTCTTTGGAAGTTCTGCAGAGGATGGCTTATTAAATATTTGGGACTACGAGAAG GTTGGTGAAACACGGGAACATGGGGGAAGAACACCACATTCTCCACCAGGATTGTTTTTCCAACATGCTGGGCACAG GGACAAAGTTGTGGACTTCCACTGGAATGCAGCTGACCCGTGGACCATTGTTAGTGTGTCTGACGACTGTGATACGTCCGGTGGAGGTGGAACATTACAG ATATGGCGAATGAGCGATTTGATCTACCGGCCCGAAGAGGAGGTTGTGGCTGAGCTTGAGAAGTTCAAGTCCCACGTGATCGAATGTACTTCAAAGTCTTGA
- the LOC131325429 gene encoding WD-40 repeat-containing protein MSI4-like isoform X2, with product MREKKQPHHASTVDEKYMQWKSLVPVLYDWLANHNLLWPSLSCRWGPQLEQGKFKNRQRLYLSEQTDGSVPNTLVIANCEVVKSRVAAAEHVAEFNEEARSPFVKKYKTIIHPGEVNRIRELPQNNNIVATHTDCPEVFIWDVEAQPNRHAVLGAADSRPDLVLTGHQENAEFALAMCPSEPLVLSGGRDKSVVLWSIQDHVSTLTTDAATKPAGSSGSVIKSADNSSIGPRGIFQGHEDTVEDVQFCPSSAQEFCSVGDDSCLILWDARVGLNPTVKVEKAHNADLHCVDWNPHDSNLILTGSADQSVRMFDRRNLISNGVGSPIHKFESHKAAVLCVQWSPDRPSVFGSSAEDGLLNIWDYEKVGETREHGGRTPHSPPGLFFQHAGHRDKVVDFHWNAADPWTIVSVSDDCDTSGGGGTLQIWRMSDLIYRPEEEVVAELEKFKSHVIECTSKS from the exons ATGAGGGAGAAGAAGCAGCCCCACCATGCCTCCACCGTCGACGAGAAGTACATGCAGTGGAAGTCTCTCGTGCCTGTGCTCTACGACTGGCTCGCCAATCACAACCTCCTCTGGCCCTCTCTCTCCTGCCG GTGGGGTCCACAACTTGAACAAGGGAAATTTAAGAATAGGCAACGTCTCTACCTTTCGGAGCAG ACTGACGGCAGTGTTCCGAATACACTTGTTATTGCAAATTGTGAAGTTGTCAAATCTAGAGTTGCAGCTGCGGAGCATGTAGCTGAG TTCAATGAAGAAGCACGCTCGCCATTCGTGAAGAAGTACAAAACTATCATACATCCTGGAGAG GTTAATAGAATCAGGGAACTTCCGCAAAACAATAACATAGTCGCAACCCATACTGACTGTCCTGAA GTTTTCATTTGGGATGTTGAAGCCCAACCTAACCGTCATGCTGTCCTTGGAGCAGCTGATTCTCGTCCAGATTTG GTATTGACTGGACATCAAGAGAATGCCGAATTTGCACTGGCCATGTGTCCTTCTGAGCCTTTGGTGCTCTCTGGAG GGAGAGACAAGTCTGTTGTTTTGTGGAGTATTCAAGATCATGTATCGACATTGACAACCGATGCAGCCACCAAACCTGCAGGATCTTCTGGATCAGTCATTAAATCTGCTGATAACTCTTCAATTGGGCCACGAGGGATCTTCCAGGGCCATGAGGACACAGTTGAAGATGTGCAGTTCTGTCCATCCAG TGCACAGGAGTTCTGCAGCGTAGGTGATGATTCCTGCCTAATATTATGGGATGCACGAGTCGGCTTGAACCCAACTGTCAAG GTTGAAAAAGCACATAATGCTGATCTTCACTGTGTTGATTGGAATCCTCATGATTCAAACCTTATTCTAACTGG GTCTGCTGATCAATCTGTTCGCATGTTTGATCGTCGAAATCTAATTTCCAATGGAGTGGGGTCACCCATCCATAAGTTTGAAAGTCACAAAGCTGCTGTTCTCTGCGTTCAG TGGTCACCGGACAGGCCATCTGTCTTTGGAAGTTCTGCAGAGGATGGCTTATTAAATATTTGGGACTACGAGAAG GTTGGTGAAACACGGGAACATGGGGGAAGAACACCACATTCTCCACCAGGATTGTTTTTCCAACATGCTGGGCACAG GGACAAAGTTGTGGACTTCCACTGGAATGCAGCTGACCCGTGGACCATTGTTAGTGTGTCTGACGACTGTGATACGTCCGGTGGAGGTGGAACATTACAG ATATGGCGAATGAGCGATTTGATCTACCGGCCCGAAGAGGAGGTTGTGGCTGAGCTTGAGAAGTTCAAGTCCCACGTGATCGAATGTACTTCAAAGTCTTGA